DNA sequence from the Acidimicrobiales bacterium genome:
AGCTCGCCCGGTGCATCGTGTGAGCCCGACGGCGCCCGCTGCGGGGCCGGTGGGCCGCCAGGCGTGTGGCTGACACTCCGGACACCGCCGGTTGTGGACCGGGCCCTACAGGGTGGCGGCAGCCGCTTCGAGGACGAGCCCGGCCCCCAGGAGCGCTTCCTCGCTCCCGTCGGGCCCCACGAGCTGGATGCTGGCAGGCAACGGGCCCTCGGTCGGGACGGGGAGGGCCAGGGCGGGGACGCCGGCGAGGTTGACCGGGAGCGTGCAGCGCGCCATGAGCAGCTCCTCGCCACCCGCGAGCGGCGGGGGGAACACCGTCAGGGTCGGCGTGACGACGACGTCGACGGCGCGGAAGATCCCCACCAGCTCGGCGCGCCAGCGCTCCCGGACGTCGTGGGCGGTGTGCAGGGCCCGGGCGTCGAGCGACGACCCCAGACGGAGCCGCCCTATCACGTCGGCTCCGACCTTGTCCGGATCGCGCTCCACCAGGTCGCCGTCGGTCGCCCAGGCCTCGGCGACGAGGAGGAGCCCCCCGGCCGCCGTGGCCTCGTGCCACAGCGCGACGTCGAGGTCGACGACGTCCCACTCGGCGGCGGCGAGGGCGCCGTCGACGGCGGCGTCGATCAGCGGGTCGGCGTCGACCCGGATCCTCCCGACGCGCCGGGGCGCGCCGTCGGCGACGACGAAGCCGGGCTCGAGCAGCGCCATGCCGCGCACCAATCCCGCCACGTCGCGGGCCATGGGCCCGACGGTGTCGAAGCTCGGGGACAACGGCCAGACGCCGTCGAGCGGGACGCGGCCCCACGTCGTCTTCAGCCCGGCCGTGCCGCAGCAGGCGGACGGGATCCGGACCGAGCCGCCCGTGTCGCTGCCGTAGGCGACGTCGGCCTCCTCCGTCGCCACGGCCACCGCCGACCCACTCGACGAGCCGCCGGGGACCAGCCGGGGGTCGAGGGGGTTCACCGGCGTGCCGTACCACGGGTTCACGCCCGTGACGCCCAGGGCGAGCTCATGGAGGTTGGTCCGGCCCACGATCCTGGCCCCCGCCGACCGGGCGCCCGCCAGGCACGCGGCGTCGGCCGTCGCCGGCACCGCCCGCTCGGCCACGGCGCGGCACCCCGCCGTGGTGGGGACGCCCGCCATGTCGATGAGGTCCTTCACCGCCAGCCGGACGCCGGCGCCGGCGGTGTCGAAGCGGGTGATGAACGTCGGCCCCCCGCCGGCGGGCGCCGCACTCACGGCGCGTCGACGAGGGTGGGGCGCTGCTCGAGGACCCGCTCCCAGGTGTCCACCCGTACCCCTGCCGTCTCGTCGTACCGACCCGACCGGTCGCCGCGCATGCTCTCACATAGGGGCTATAAACGGTGGACCCGCCGTCGGGCGGGAGGGGGAGGACCTGGGCGCCCGCGAGCGGGCACCGTGCGCGGGTGGCGGTCAGGCACCGACGGCATCCCGCCGGCGGAGCGGGCCGGGCCGGCGCCCTGGCGGTCACGCAGCGAGCCCGGGCCGGACTTCGGAAGGAGAATTGGCCATGACCACGCTGAACGCGCTCGAGATCTCGAGGCGGGCCGTGCTCAAGCCCATCGCCAAGATCGCCGCCGACGCCGGGATCCCCGACAGCCTGCTCGAGCCCTACGGCGAGTACGTGGCGAAGATC
Encoded proteins:
- a CDS encoding amidase, with the protein product MSAAPAGGGPTFITRFDTAGAGVRLAVKDLIDMAGVPTTAGCRAVAERAVPATADAACLAGARSAGARIVGRTNLHELALGVTGVNPWYGTPVNPLDPRLVPGGSSSGSAVAVATEEADVAYGSDTGGSVRIPSACCGTAGLKTTWGRVPLDGVWPLSPSFDTVGPMARDVAGLVRGMALLEPGFVVADGAPRRVGRIRVDADPLIDAAVDGALAAAEWDVVDLDVALWHEATAAGGLLLVAEAWATDGDLVERDPDKVGADVIGRLRLGSSLDARALHTAHDVRERWRAELVGIFRAVDVVVTPTLTVFPPPLAGGEELLMARCTLPVNLAGVPALALPVPTEGPLPASIQLVGPDGSEEALLGAGLVLEAAAATL